One window of Leptospira noumeaensis genomic DNA carries:
- a CDS encoding TIGR04388 family protein, whose protein sequence is MQVQLRKEETVAKVREYGTFTRIQATLGILSVFCMLLSTPHTLSSQELIPELQTGEYDRQFMNQFYGQVYFQNNLATWTNRVESYVGTARAAWEASVDSAINAYVDSITTSDSYNSVDAYKDYVYREMQSQKSQALLDWQDKANAHFLENQSEFVTKLNTNYVDSSYLSRIGQQSLYNQYLNNLSVTQNLQSQVAVAASSWQNTYNQNYQQGLNDFASSITNITQQYESIKNSIAQNHTIFQQNLDVINQYKTAVIDSIKGMLDSFQTDLDTGVTCN, encoded by the coding sequence GATCCAAGCCACACTCGGGATCTTATCTGTCTTTTGTATGCTTCTCAGCACACCACATACCCTCTCTTCCCAAGAACTCATCCCCGAATTACAAACCGGAGAATACGACCGCCAGTTCATGAACCAGTTCTATGGACAGGTTTACTTCCAGAACAATTTAGCCACCTGGACAAACCGCGTAGAAAGTTATGTGGGAACCGCACGAGCTGCATGGGAGGCTAGTGTAGATTCGGCCATCAATGCCTATGTGGACAGTATCACAACCTCAGATAGCTATAACTCTGTTGATGCGTATAAAGATTATGTTTACAGAGAGATGCAAAGCCAGAAGTCACAAGCTCTTCTAGACTGGCAAGACAAGGCAAATGCTCATTTTCTAGAAAACCAATCAGAATTTGTTACTAAGCTTAATACCAATTATGTAGATAGTTCTTATCTATCACGAATTGGACAACAGTCTCTATACAACCAATACCTCAATAACCTTTCTGTTACCCAAAACCTACAAAGCCAAGTGGCAGTTGCGGCTTCCAGCTGGCAAAATACTTACAACCAGAACTACCAACAAGGTTTGAACGATTTTGCAAGTTCGATTACGAACATCACACAACAATATGAATCTATAAAGAATTCCATTGCACAAAATCACACTATATTCCAACAAAACCTAGATGTGATCAATCAGTATAAGACTGCTGTGATCGACTCCATCAAAGGAATGTTGGATAGTTTCCAAACGGATTTGGATACAGGAGTTACTTGTAACTT